From a region of the Megalops cyprinoides isolate fMegCyp1 chromosome 13, fMegCyp1.pri, whole genome shotgun sequence genome:
- the LOC118788336 gene encoding mesoderm posterior protein 2-like, with translation MDISAPCLSYTAQYQWNSHSSDSEFTSMSSPEAVSPASPVGYGYIPPYQPCATLSGGKVRRNRSKNPSKQRQSASEKEKLRMRDLTKALHHLRTYLPPSVAPVGQTLTKIETLRLTIRYIAHLSAQLGLSEEALSRRAKADTSRQQNSLEIQGCFQYSSAPELWGQGQSHNQHMGQYESLWTPVCPKQSAGVEHNQFNAALELSAQDSVFNSSMDSFLQSPKYAETAHSCQMYSQDLPCQMVSAEFWI, from the exons ATGGATATCTctgctccctgcctgagctACACCGCACAGTATCAGTGGAACAGCCACAGCTCAGACTCGGAGTTCACCAGCATGTCGTCCCCAGAGGCTGTCTCTCCTGCTTCACCGGTGGGATATGGGTACATTCCCCCTTACCAGCCTTGTG CTACCCTCTCTGGAGGAAAGGTGCGGAGGAACAGGTCGAAGAACCCCAGCAAGCAGAGGCAAAGCGCCAGTGAGAAGGAGAAGCTGAGGATGAGGGACCTGACCAAGGCCCTGCACCACCTCAGGACCTACCTCCCGCCCTCCGTGGCCCCCGTCGGACAGACCCTGACCAAAATTGAGACCCTGCGCCTCACCATCCGCTACATCGCTCACCTATCGGCACAGCTGGGGCTCAGCGAGGAGGCCCTGTCCCGGAGGGCAAAGGCTGACACCTCCAGGCAACAAAACTCGCTGGAGATCCAGGGCTGCTTCCAGTACAGCTCAGCGCCAGAGTTGTGGGGACAAGGGCAGAGTCACAACCAGCACATGGGACAGTACGAGAGCCTGTGGACACCTGTGTGTCCCAAGCAGAGTGCAGGTGTGGAGCACAACCAGTTCAACGCCGCACTGGAGCTGTCTGCACAGGACAGTGTCTTCAACTCCAGCATGGACTCCTTCCTGCAGTCACCCAAGTATGCAGAAACTGCACACTCATGCCAG ATGTACAGCCAAGACTTGCCCTGCCAGATGGTTTCAGCAGAGTTCTGGATCTGA